The Brevibacillus brevis genome contains a region encoding:
- the gcvPA gene encoding aminomethyl-transferring glycine dehydrogenase subunit GcvPA, with protein sequence MKYRYLPQTDQDKREMLETLGISSVEELFADIPEEVRFQGALNIPEALSEPDLVKYFTRLANKNVNFSTHVNFLGAGVYQHYTPSTVNHMLLRGEFFTAYTPYQPEISQGELQAIFEFQTMVCELTGMEVANSSMYDGATSLAEAAMMAAGHTGKKRIIVSRAVHPEARGVLKTYAYGQNVELVEVGINSDGVTDTAALEALVDENTAAVIVQYPNFFGNVEDLGAIEPIAHGKGALLITSSNPLALGVLEAPGKLGADIVVGDMQPFGIPASFGGPHCGYFATTTKLMRKMPGRIVGQTKDENGKRGFVLTLQAREQHIRREKATSNICSNQALLALAASITMTALGKQGVQEMAMMNLQKAHYAKNALQAKGLEIVFTSPFFNEFVVKLNKPVAEVNKGLLAVGIIGGYDLGLDYPEFANHTLLAVTELRTKEEIDTLAAELEAIARA encoded by the coding sequence GTGAAATACCGCTACCTGCCCCAAACTGATCAGGACAAGCGCGAAATGCTGGAAACCCTCGGCATTTCGAGTGTAGAAGAATTGTTTGCTGACATTCCGGAAGAAGTGCGCTTTCAGGGTGCTTTGAATATTCCAGAAGCACTTTCCGAGCCGGATTTGGTGAAGTATTTTACACGCCTCGCAAATAAAAACGTGAACTTCAGCACGCATGTTAACTTTCTAGGTGCGGGTGTTTATCAGCATTACACGCCGAGCACAGTCAATCACATGCTGCTCCGCGGTGAATTTTTTACCGCTTATACGCCTTACCAGCCAGAGATCAGCCAAGGTGAGCTGCAAGCTATTTTTGAATTCCAGACCATGGTATGTGAACTGACTGGCATGGAGGTAGCCAACTCCTCGATGTATGACGGCGCGACTTCTTTGGCAGAGGCAGCGATGATGGCTGCGGGCCACACTGGCAAAAAGCGCATAATCGTTTCCCGCGCAGTACATCCGGAAGCGCGTGGAGTATTGAAAACATATGCATATGGACAAAACGTCGAGCTGGTTGAAGTAGGTATCAACAGCGATGGCGTTACGGATACAGCGGCTCTGGAAGCTCTCGTAGATGAAAATACAGCTGCGGTCATCGTGCAGTATCCGAACTTCTTCGGAAATGTAGAGGACTTGGGAGCGATTGAACCAATTGCGCACGGAAAAGGTGCACTGTTGATCACATCCTCCAACCCGCTTGCTCTCGGCGTACTGGAAGCACCGGGCAAATTGGGTGCAGATATCGTAGTAGGCGACATGCAGCCATTCGGTATCCCGGCATCCTTTGGCGGACCGCACTGCGGATACTTCGCGACGACAACCAAGCTGATGCGCAAAATGCCAGGTCGTATCGTCGGTCAAACGAAGGACGAGAATGGCAAACGCGGCTTCGTACTGACGCTGCAAGCGCGTGAACAGCATATTCGTCGTGAAAAAGCGACCTCCAATATTTGCTCAAACCAGGCACTGCTCGCTTTGGCTGCTTCGATCACCATGACAGCACTCGGCAAGCAAGGGGTACAAGAAATGGCGATGATGAACCTGCAAAAAGCGCATTACGCCAAGAATGCCCTGCAAGCAAAAGGCTTGGAAATCGTATTCACCTCGCCGTTCTTCAACGAGTTTGTCGTGAAGCTGAACAAACCAGTTGCAGAAGTGAACAAAGGCCTGCTGGCTGTTGGAATCATCGGGGGCTATGATCTCGGTCTCGACTATCCGGAGTTTGCGAATCATACCTTGCTTGCAGTAACCGAGCTGCGTACCAAAGAAGAAATCGACACATTGGCGGCTGAATTGGAGGCGATCGCACGTGCGTAA
- the gcvT gene encoding glycine cleavage system aminomethyltransferase GcvT → MSNLKRTPLFDSYAKYGAKTIDFGGWDLPVQFTSIGQEHEAVRTKAGLFDVSHMGEVDVKGENALSYLQRVTTNDVSKLAIGQAQYSVLCYPDGGTVDDLLVYKYADDHYLLVINAGNIDKDYAWLEEHLIPGVTIENISPQTAQIAIQGPLAESILQKLTTTDLSGIGFFRFERDVQVSGIPALVSRTGYTGEDGFEIYLDADRAAELWDILLDAGKEEGLLPCGLGARDTLRFEAKLPLYGQELSKDITPIEAGIGFAVKVDKEVPFIGQEVLKAQKENGAPRKLVGIEMIDRGIPRTHYPVYVGDELIGEVTTGTQSPTLKKNVGLALVKTEHAALGTEVEVEIRGKRLKAEVVAAPFYKRPKN, encoded by the coding sequence ATGTCCAATTTGAAACGTACGCCACTATTTGATTCTTATGCAAAGTATGGCGCGAAAACCATCGACTTCGGTGGTTGGGATCTGCCGGTGCAGTTTACAAGCATTGGTCAAGAGCATGAAGCTGTTCGGACAAAAGCTGGTCTATTTGATGTTTCCCATATGGGAGAAGTGGACGTAAAAGGGGAAAACGCTCTTTCTTACCTCCAGCGTGTGACAACCAATGACGTGTCCAAGCTGGCAATCGGGCAAGCGCAGTACAGCGTGCTTTGCTACCCGGATGGTGGTACAGTAGATGATCTGCTTGTGTACAAGTATGCAGATGATCATTACTTGCTCGTCATCAACGCGGGGAATATCGACAAAGACTATGCGTGGCTAGAAGAACATCTGATTCCAGGCGTAACGATTGAGAATATTTCGCCACAGACAGCACAAATCGCGATTCAAGGTCCTTTGGCAGAATCCATTCTGCAAAAGCTGACGACAACAGACTTGTCCGGGATCGGCTTTTTCCGTTTTGAGCGTGATGTGCAAGTGAGCGGTATTCCGGCATTGGTCTCCCGCACTGGCTATACTGGTGAAGATGGCTTCGAGATTTATCTGGATGCCGATCGTGCAGCAGAGCTGTGGGACATCTTGCTTGATGCCGGAAAAGAAGAAGGTCTTTTGCCGTGCGGTCTCGGTGCGCGCGATACGCTTCGTTTTGAAGCCAAGCTGCCACTGTACGGCCAAGAGCTCAGCAAAGACATCACTCCGATCGAAGCGGGAATTGGCTTTGCTGTCAAGGTAGACAAAGAAGTGCCGTTCATCGGTCAGGAAGTGCTGAAGGCACAAAAAGAAAACGGTGCCCCACGCAAGCTGGTAGGGATCGAAATGATCGACCGTGGGATTCCGCGCACGCATTACCCAGTCTATGTGGGGGATGAGCTCATTGGCGAAGTGACGACGGGAACACAGTCTCCAACCTTGAAGAAAAACGTCGGTCTCGCTCTCGTAAAAACCGAGCATGCTGCGTTAGGTACAGAAGTAGAAGTAGAGATTCGCGGAAAACGTCTGAAAGCAGAAGTCGTTGCCGCTCCATTTTATAAACGCCCAAAAAATTAA
- a CDS encoding DEAD/DEAH box helicase, with product MPNVPISFDTSWINPLTERMQEDGPWDKWELFKLTLEAEEAMAVREFDQLQCLKYLPLLSPFPHQLETAKRVLLEMRGRAILADEVGLGKTIEAGLIMKEYMVRGLAKKILVLVPASLVIQWTKELHQKFGIAAVAQKKEYMWRQHEVVVASIDTAKRDPHRRHVLDIDYDMLIIDEAHKLKNKRTRNYQFVKEIRKKYCLLLTATPIQNEMDELYNLINLLKPGHLGHTSTFSTNYVEGKRQSKNSEKLREEIEKVMIRNKRSDGGIQFTSRRVQSIPIDLSPEEMTLYEGVTRFVREQYQTGFGVGGFNSLALITLQREVCSSKEAAFMTLYNMHQRTGEDSPLRSQILELVELIKQIETHSKAAKTVELIQQINDKVIIFTEYRATQNYLQKYLHDHGITSVPFRGGFKRSKKDWMTDLFQNRAQVLIATEAGGEGINLQFCNQVINYDMPWNPMRVEQRIGRVHRLGQKRDVHIYNLSTTGTIEEHILKLLYEKIDLFEMVIGELDDIVERLNLSHSLEDNLVQIIMDSRSSKEMALKLDNIGHAIRASKVTKDAVPLSEAADQ from the coding sequence ATGCCGAATGTTCCTATTTCATTTGATACGAGCTGGATCAATCCGCTTACAGAACGCATGCAAGAAGATGGCCCTTGGGATAAGTGGGAGCTGTTCAAGCTCACATTGGAAGCGGAAGAAGCCATGGCTGTTCGCGAATTTGACCAGTTGCAATGTCTGAAATACCTTCCACTCTTATCGCCATTTCCTCATCAGTTGGAGACGGCGAAACGTGTCCTGTTAGAGATGCGCGGTCGTGCCATCCTCGCAGATGAGGTCGGTCTGGGGAAGACGATTGAAGCAGGCTTGATCATGAAGGAGTACATGGTTCGCGGCTTGGCTAAAAAAATTCTCGTTCTGGTTCCAGCCTCTCTCGTGATTCAATGGACAAAAGAGCTTCATCAAAAATTCGGCATTGCCGCAGTCGCGCAAAAAAAAGAATATATGTGGCGGCAGCATGAGGTCGTTGTCGCATCGATTGATACAGCAAAACGTGATCCTCACAGGCGTCACGTACTCGACATCGATTACGACATGCTCATTATCGACGAGGCCCATAAACTCAAAAATAAACGGACACGCAACTATCAGTTCGTCAAAGAGATCCGCAAAAAATACTGCCTGCTCCTTACCGCAACTCCCATTCAAAATGAGATGGACGAGCTGTACAACCTCATCAATTTGTTAAAGCCAGGCCACCTTGGCCATACTTCCACCTTCTCTACCAATTACGTAGAGGGCAAACGCCAATCCAAAAACAGCGAGAAATTGCGGGAAGAAATTGAAAAGGTCATGATTCGCAACAAACGAAGTGATGGCGGTATCCAATTCACCAGCCGTCGCGTTCAGTCGATTCCGATTGACCTTTCCCCTGAGGAAATGACTTTGTACGAAGGTGTAACCCGCTTTGTCCGCGAGCAATACCAAACAGGATTTGGGGTTGGCGGCTTCAACTCTCTCGCTCTGATTACCTTGCAGCGAGAGGTCTGCTCAAGTAAGGAAGCTGCGTTCATGACGCTGTATAACATGCACCAGCGTACCGGCGAAGACTCTCCCTTGCGCTCACAAATTCTTGAGCTAGTCGAGTTGATCAAACAAATAGAGACGCATTCCAAAGCTGCCAAAACGGTTGAGCTCATTCAACAAATCAACGACAAAGTGATCATTTTTACAGAGTATCGGGCAACACAAAACTATTTGCAAAAGTATTTGCACGACCACGGCATTACTTCTGTCCCTTTCCGCGGCGGCTTTAAACGCAGTAAAAAGGACTGGATGACTGATCTTTTCCAAAATCGTGCACAAGTCCTGATCGCGACGGAAGCAGGCGGGGAAGGCATCAATTTGCAGTTCTGCAATCAAGTGATCAATTACGACATGCCTTGGAATCCCATGCGAGTGGAGCAACGAATCGGTCGCGTCCATCGCCTGGGCCAAAAAAGAGATGTGCACATTTACAATTTATCGACAACAGGAACGATCGAGGAGCATATTCTCAAGCTGCTGTATGAAAAAATCGACCTGTTTGAAATGGTCATTGGCGAACTCGATGATATCGTGGAACGCTTGAATTTAAGTCACTCCTTGGAAGACAATTTGGTTCAAATTATTATGGATTCCCGCTCCTCCAAAGAAATGGCGCTGAAGCTCGATAACATTGGACACGCGATTCGGGCAAGCAAAGTAACAAAAGATGCCGTCCCGCTTTCTGAGGCGGCTGACCAATAA
- a CDS encoding YqhG family protein: MQQQQVRQFVERYLATFSAHIVESHPDYFTVKLPVEVDKDIGNRPFYWSWVDKMNLAYQPLVLTFTFHPDCMPEGLRSEHLHLGAARMQQIFASAKKHGSFVCMYEQQGGLLGNAGKRRSTPLVPWLGINLKVSLLCDKRRDILLYLGINLHQPRLVKDFTSFLFSLSLTPAIPDYYYTLDRKVTIQEALQMAQQEVEHTLEQEDQQWAEDARTRLSEEMAILEAYYEELARREPQDEQRNADETEEEAEQPESSLEQEAPHPEPDPAGPSSVEQPLAFDEYRASGGRILDFLRANGIQTTPREEIHQAEWKKSTPDEERQRRKDELAWQYEPRIEVSFINGGLFYLSSVPPLMRSSKAKSMRHLPASGRIM, from the coding sequence ATGCAGCAACAACAGGTCAGACAATTTGTCGAGCGGTATTTGGCGACTTTTTCTGCCCATATCGTCGAATCTCACCCGGATTATTTCACAGTCAAACTCCCTGTCGAGGTGGACAAAGATATCGGCAATCGCCCTTTTTACTGGAGCTGGGTGGATAAGATGAATTTGGCTTATCAGCCATTGGTGCTCACCTTTACTTTTCATCCGGATTGCATGCCTGAGGGTTTGCGATCCGAGCATCTGCATCTAGGGGCTGCCCGCATGCAACAAATTTTCGCTTCAGCCAAAAAGCATGGCAGCTTTGTCTGTATGTACGAGCAACAAGGCGGCCTTTTAGGCAATGCCGGTAAGCGTCGGTCAACCCCTCTCGTGCCTTGGCTCGGGATAAACTTGAAGGTTTCCCTGCTTTGTGACAAGCGACGTGACATTTTATTGTATTTGGGGATCAATTTGCATCAGCCACGTCTGGTGAAGGATTTCACTTCGTTTTTATTTTCACTTTCCTTGACCCCTGCGATCCCCGACTACTATTACACGTTGGATCGAAAGGTAACCATACAGGAAGCCCTCCAAATGGCACAGCAAGAAGTGGAACATACATTGGAACAAGAAGATCAGCAATGGGCAGAGGACGCGCGTACACGTTTGAGCGAAGAAATGGCCATCTTGGAAGCATACTATGAAGAATTGGCACGCCGTGAACCACAAGATGAGCAGAGAAACGCAGACGAAACCGAAGAAGAAGCAGAGCAACCAGAGTCGTCACTCGAACAAGAAGCCCCGCATCCCGAACCTGATCCAGCTGGGCCATCTTCTGTCGAACAGCCATTAGCTTTTGACGAATACCGGGCTTCTGGCGGACGAATCCTCGACTTTTTACGTGCAAATGGAATCCAAACCACTCCACGCGAAGAGATTCATCAGGCAGAATGGAAAAAGAGCACGCCAGATGAGGAAAGACAACGCCGAAAAGACGAGCTGGCATGGCAATACGAGCCGCGGATCGAGGTGTCGTTCATCAACGGTGGCTTGTTCTATTTATCTTCCGTTCCTCCGCTCATGCGGTCATCGAAAGCAAAAAGCATGCGACATCTCCCCGCATCAGGGCGAATCATGTAA
- a CDS encoding YkuS family protein, producing the protein MARVAVENSLSEVCKMLRQNGYDVVDLGNWQQVVDAIVITGQDINVLGNQNKTITGAPVINAEGMTVNEIFHAVHERLSPTEHR; encoded by the coding sequence ATGGCGAGAGTAGCGGTAGAAAATTCCCTGTCTGAAGTGTGCAAGATGCTGCGTCAAAATGGTTACGATGTTGTTGATCTAGGCAACTGGCAGCAGGTTGTAGATGCGATTGTCATTACAGGCCAGGATATCAACGTGCTGGGTAATCAAAACAAAACGATTACAGGAGCTCCCGTCATTAATGCAGAGGGAATGACGGTCAATGAAATTTTTCATGCCGTTCATGAACGTCTCTCTCCTACAGAACATCGGTGA
- a CDS encoding YqzE family protein, whose amino-acid sequence MSFQEYLKYLTKLFVQYVDTPKDERRLRKTPRESWSSRWFGAIPMSIRLLWRK is encoded by the coding sequence ATGTCCTTTCAGGAATATTTAAAGTACCTGACGAAACTGTTTGTTCAGTACGTGGATACCCCAAAAGATGAACGCCGTTTGCGTAAGACTCCACGCGAGTCCTGGTCGTCACGCTGGTTTGGTGCTATTCCCATGTCCATTCGACTGTTGTGGCGCAAATAA
- a CDS encoding shikimate kinase: MKNLVLVGFMGTGKTTVGAALAASLGMKHTDLDDAIVESEGRSIPEIFTDQGEAYFRDVETKRLAQLLAAGSQVVTTGGGAVLRKQNVEMMMEQGIVIALHATEEELIKRLEKDTGRPLLAGGVETRVKTLMAERAGVYDFAPIQVDTTGKSLSDIVMEITSQVVERTQDGKQ; this comes from the coding sequence ATGAAAAACCTGGTGTTGGTCGGATTTATGGGAACGGGAAAAACCACGGTTGGCGCCGCACTCGCTGCCTCTTTGGGAATGAAGCATACAGACTTGGATGATGCGATTGTGGAAAGCGAAGGTCGCAGCATTCCAGAAATCTTCACCGATCAAGGCGAAGCGTATTTCCGTGACGTTGAGACGAAACGTCTTGCGCAATTACTGGCAGCAGGATCTCAGGTAGTAACAACTGGGGGAGGAGCTGTATTGCGGAAGCAAAACGTAGAGATGATGATGGAGCAAGGCATCGTAATCGCGCTGCATGCCACGGAAGAGGAGCTTATCAAGCGTTTGGAAAAGGATACAGGCCGACCCTTGTTGGCAGGTGGTGTAGAGACAAGGGTAAAAACCTTAATGGCGGAGCGCGCAGGTGTATACGATTTCGCACCGATTCAGGTGGATACGACAGGAAAGAGTCTTTCCGATATTGTGATGGAAATTACGAGCCAAGTGGTTGAAAGAACGCAGGACGGGAAACAATAG
- a CDS encoding stalk domain-containing protein — translation MKSLHKTSLLVCVTILVFFGSVGVVAYWPAISQIIAMNQSPEEEQTFVDPFSYDPPLPSYVKDLNPVYKIQAELHTSEAKITGNMILEFDNPKTPDVRLYIYDYLWNKMTVKSIRYKDKPLSFERGQSLVKLANPLGKELRGALTIEFENPVPRRGTRFGVKDDIWTLTTWYPMLGAQNQKGVWYNPPQRVDFGDPFVYHYGDYDVSFTSPQGYKWVSSWGRGQTKSIGGSKQQVHYQAKNLLNFGLVGSPLYHIETIQFAPNLTVDIASVDKGNIERIKTIAQSVFPTFIDMYGPLPYPHVAIAETSTGTTYAMEYANLAVFKRDMHYNNLIDHWLPHEVGHLWWYNSVATLESSHGWLDEGLVELGVSHYLQKRYGAQSATTLLDEYNRDVKRLQERYPNGKLDKPLQKFATEEEFKLTWYSRGALLFDNLRRKIGDDAYKRFLQRVQQNYHGSVIGAEHLDQALGQTLQGEAKYFTLYTTSANKSGFGAVQLEPYITTIINNMSFYPSIPARVTQNTVYIPLRELGEKIGLAISWDDKKQMIRVKGNGREVFIKERERFADVDGKRIDLGSPLIEIKERTMVPLSFFEKALGYETAYNQQQKTVKINTHRTIGKAAETK, via the coding sequence ATGAAATCACTACATAAAACGAGCTTGCTAGTATGTGTGACGATCCTCGTTTTTTTTGGCTCAGTTGGAGTCGTCGCGTATTGGCCAGCTATTTCTCAAATCATTGCCATGAATCAATCACCGGAGGAGGAGCAAACGTTCGTCGATCCATTTTCTTATGATCCGCCTCTGCCGTCTTATGTAAAGGATCTGAACCCTGTATATAAGATTCAAGCTGAATTACATACGTCCGAAGCAAAAATAACCGGAAACATGATCTTGGAATTCGACAACCCGAAAACGCCAGATGTACGGCTGTATATTTACGACTACCTTTGGAACAAAATGACGGTGAAGTCGATTCGCTACAAGGACAAGCCGCTTTCTTTTGAACGTGGTCAATCGCTGGTGAAGCTGGCAAATCCTCTTGGCAAGGAGCTTCGTGGCGCCTTGACCATTGAATTCGAGAACCCGGTTCCGCGCAGGGGCACACGTTTTGGGGTCAAAGACGATATATGGACGTTGACGACATGGTACCCGATGCTCGGTGCCCAAAATCAAAAAGGTGTTTGGTATAACCCACCGCAACGCGTTGATTTTGGTGATCCATTCGTTTACCACTATGGAGATTACGATGTGTCATTTACCTCGCCACAAGGCTACAAATGGGTCAGTTCTTGGGGCAGAGGACAAACGAAGTCCATCGGTGGCAGTAAGCAGCAAGTCCATTATCAAGCAAAAAATCTGTTGAACTTTGGACTGGTCGGAAGTCCGCTTTATCACATCGAAACCATTCAATTTGCTCCGAATTTAACGGTTGATATTGCTTCCGTTGATAAAGGTAACATCGAAAGAATCAAAACCATTGCCCAATCGGTATTTCCTACTTTTATCGATATGTACGGTCCGTTGCCGTATCCGCACGTGGCGATTGCGGAAACAAGTACAGGAACGACGTACGCCATGGAATACGCGAATCTCGCCGTATTCAAAAGAGACATGCATTACAACAATCTGATCGATCATTGGCTGCCGCATGAGGTAGGGCATCTTTGGTGGTACAACAGTGTGGCTACATTGGAGTCCTCGCATGGGTGGCTTGATGAGGGGCTGGTGGAGCTCGGCGTGTCTCATTACTTGCAGAAGCGTTATGGTGCCCAATCAGCTACGACGCTGCTGGATGAGTACAACCGTGATGTCAAACGTTTGCAAGAGCGTTATCCAAATGGAAAGCTGGACAAGCCATTGCAGAAGTTTGCCACTGAAGAGGAGTTTAAGCTGACCTGGTATTCGCGGGGCGCACTCCTGTTCGACAACCTGCGTCGCAAAATCGGTGACGACGCCTATAAGCGATTCTTGCAGCGCGTCCAGCAAAATTATCATGGCAGTGTCATTGGTGCAGAGCATCTCGATCAGGCGCTTGGGCAAACTTTGCAAGGGGAAGCGAAATATTTCACCCTGTATACCACTAGTGCAAATAAGAGTGGCTTTGGTGCAGTGCAATTGGAGCCCTATATCACCACGATCATCAATAACATGAGCTTTTATCCATCGATTCCGGCTCGGGTCACCCAAAATACGGTGTATATTCCGCTGCGTGAGCTCGGTGAGAAAATAGGATTGGCGATTAGCTGGGACGACAAGAAACAAATGATCCGCGTAAAAGGAAATGGACGTGAAGTATTTATAAAGGAACGGGAGCGCTTTGCTGATGTAGATGGGAAGCGAATAGATTTAGGCAGCCCGTTAATCGAGATCAAAGAACGTACGATGGTTCCACTGTCCTTTTTTGAAAAAGCATTGGGATATGAGACAGCGTACAATCAACAACAAAAAACGGTGAAGATCAATACGCACCGAACGATTGGAAAGGCGGCAGAAACAAAATGA
- a CDS encoding helix-turn-helix transcriptional regulator, which produces MSQQNSYTTEEIAKILRISKLTVYDLIKKGELPAYRVGRQMRVDESDLEAYKAKAKGEYRQASAVSIRETGQAQQLSRHEQAGTGRNIIISGQDVSLDLLAGHLEKKDEAYRPLRSYVGSLNSLVAMYTGKADIVSTHLYDGDTNEYNVPYIRRILCGHRYVVINMLSRWAGFYVQAGNPKQIKAWSDFTKPGIRMVNREKGSGARTLIEEQFRLAKIAGNDVSGFEREESNHLAVAGVVARREADVGVGIEKAASLVGVEFVPTVRERYDLVLLKNKNNEPLIQAVLDVLGSRPFQKELEAVGGYDLSQTGKIMYETW; this is translated from the coding sequence ATGAGTCAACAAAATTCTTATACCACCGAAGAAATAGCAAAAATTCTACGTATTTCAAAGCTGACGGTTTACGACCTGATTAAAAAAGGAGAGCTGCCTGCTTATCGTGTCGGTCGGCAAATGCGCGTAGACGAAAGCGATCTGGAAGCGTACAAGGCGAAGGCAAAGGGAGAGTACAGACAAGCCTCAGCTGTTAGCATCCGCGAGACAGGACAAGCTCAGCAATTGTCACGGCATGAGCAGGCTGGTACAGGCCGCAATATCATTATCAGCGGGCAGGATGTTAGCTTGGATCTACTGGCAGGGCATTTGGAGAAAAAGGATGAGGCATACCGACCGCTCCGCTCATACGTAGGCTCTCTGAACAGCCTCGTGGCGATGTATACAGGTAAGGCTGATATCGTCAGCACGCACTTGTACGATGGGGATACCAATGAATACAATGTCCCGTATATTCGTCGCATTTTGTGTGGGCATCGTTATGTTGTCATCAATATGTTGTCACGTTGGGCCGGATTCTACGTGCAGGCTGGCAATCCGAAACAGATCAAAGCATGGAGTGATTTTACGAAGCCGGGCATTCGCATGGTCAATCGGGAAAAAGGGTCCGGTGCACGCACGTTGATTGAAGAGCAGTTTCGACTTGCAAAAATAGCGGGGAATGACGTGAGTGGCTTTGAACGGGAAGAGTCGAATCATCTGGCAGTCGCAGGGGTAGTAGCGCGGCGCGAAGCAGACGTAGGGGTGGGAATTGAAAAGGCAGCTTCACTCGTCGGCGTGGAGTTTGTCCCAACCGTGCGTGAGCGCTATGACCTCGTTTTGTTGAAAAACAAGAACAACGAACCGCTCATTCAGGCCGTTCTTGATGTTCTCGGGTCGCGTCCGTTTCAAAAGGAATTGGAAGCAGTCGGGGGCTATGATCTTAGCCAGACCGGAAAAATTATGTACGAAACCTGGTAA
- the modA gene encoding molybdate ABC transporter substrate-binding protein yields the protein MKKHWFAIFAAFCLMLTACSTTQTAPQASEPAKTDAVKVELMISAAASLTDALNELKTQYETEHPGTTLTFNFGGSGKLATQITQGAPSDVFLSASKKDMDGLEEQQLIIKDTRQDFTKNSLVLIAGNTSAVTISSFEELTNAAIKHIAVGEPETVPAGRYAKETLDTLKMWDSLSAQMVFGSDVRQVLTFVESGNAEVGIVYSSDAAASKNVKVLATAKPEWHKPIVYPGAVVSASKNPDAAKAFLAYLTSDKGKAILQKYGFQ from the coding sequence ATGAAGAAGCACTGGTTTGCTATTTTCGCGGCATTTTGCTTGATGCTGACAGCTTGCTCGACAACACAAACAGCACCACAAGCAAGTGAGCCGGCCAAAACCGATGCAGTAAAGGTCGAACTGATGATTTCTGCTGCTGCTAGCTTGACGGATGCCTTGAATGAGCTGAAAACCCAATATGAAACGGAACACCCGGGAACGACTCTCACCTTTAACTTCGGAGGCTCGGGCAAACTCGCCACACAAATTACACAGGGCGCTCCATCAGACGTATTTTTGTCCGCTAGTAAAAAAGACATGGACGGTCTAGAGGAACAGCAACTGATTATCAAAGACACACGCCAAGACTTCACGAAAAACTCGCTTGTTCTCATTGCCGGTAACACAAGTGCTGTGACTATCTCTTCTTTTGAAGAGCTGACCAACGCAGCGATCAAGCATATTGCCGTCGGTGAGCCTGAGACAGTCCCTGCTGGACGATATGCGAAAGAAACATTGGACACGCTGAAAATGTGGGATTCTCTATCCGCACAAATGGTATTTGGCAGTGATGTTCGCCAAGTTTTGACCTTCGTAGAATCTGGTAACGCGGAAGTCGGGATCGTCTATTCCAGTGACGCAGCAGCTTCGAAAAATGTAAAGGTACTAGCGACTGCCAAGCCTGAATGGCACAAGCCGATCGTTTATCCAGGTGCGGTCGTCAGCGCATCGAAGAACCCGGATGCAGCAAAAGCTTTTCTTGCCTACTTGACAAGCGACAAAGGAAAAGCGATCTTACAGAAGTACGGGTTTCAATAA
- the modB gene encoding molybdate ABC transporter permease subunit: MIETNLTPLMLSLKVAALSTSFVFVLGMVFARWMTQKDFWGKNVLESFFLLPLVLPPTVVGFGLLMLFGKNGFLGQLLHEWFNITVVFTLTGAVIASIVVSFPLMYQSAVAAFTGVDRRLENAARTMGASEWRLFWTVTFPLAWPGLLAGFVLSFARGLGEFGATLMLAGYIPGKTDTIPVAIYFAVEAGQMDKALFWVIIIVSLGMGTTLWLNWWSRRNVRRYANQK; the protein is encoded by the coding sequence GTGATCGAAACCAATCTCACTCCTTTGATGCTCTCCCTTAAAGTAGCTGCGCTCTCCACCTCCTTTGTATTTGTCCTTGGGATGGTTTTTGCAAGATGGATGACACAAAAGGATTTTTGGGGGAAGAATGTCCTGGAGTCCTTCTTTTTGCTTCCCCTTGTTCTACCTCCCACTGTTGTCGGCTTTGGCTTGTTGATGCTTTTCGGAAAAAACGGTTTTCTCGGCCAGCTATTGCATGAATGGTTCAATATTACCGTCGTCTTTACGCTGACAGGAGCCGTTATTGCCTCGATTGTCGTTTCCTTTCCGTTGATGTATCAGAGTGCAGTCGCTGCCTTCACAGGAGTGGATCGTCGTTTGGAAAATGCGGCACGCACGATGGGCGCTTCGGAATGGCGATTATTCTGGACCGTTACCTTTCCCTTGGCTTGGCCTGGTCTGTTGGCTGGGTTTGTTCTTTCTTTTGCCCGTGGTTTAGGGGAGTTTGGCGCTACGCTGATGCTCGCAGGCTACATCCCTGGGAAAACCGATACGATTCCCGTCGCCATTTATTTTGCTGTTGAGGCTGGTCAAATGGATAAGGCATTGTTTTGGGTCATCATTATTGTTTCCTTGGGGATGGGTACGACTCTCTGGCTGAATTGGTGGAGTCGTCGCAATGTGCGCAGGTACGCCAATCAAAAGTAA